Part of the Triplophysa rosa linkage group LG3, Trosa_1v2, whole genome shotgun sequence genome, CCCCACAAAAAGAGTTCCCGTCAATATACAGATTAGTGCTTGAAAATGTAGATATTTTAATAGATGGTACATCTAGAAGAGAGACATCTggtccattaaagggatagttatcCAAAATAAGAATGCTGTGATTAATTCACCCCCGTGTTGttcaaaagaatatatttcaaaaaatgtctcagtggttttgtgtccaaactttcttcagaatatcaTATTATGTGATTTGCAGTCATACAGCttagaaatgacatgagagtgaaattggtgaataaataatgaaagaactatacctttaagatgTAATTGTACTTCACTGTATAAAGACCAAGTTGTTAATGCATAAAAAACCTAAAGACTTTTTATTCATGAATATATTTAGTGTAACATgggacaaatgtttttttttataggaGTGAATGTTTGACTCATTTTCATCCATTTGGTAATGCTTAACTTAAGTACAGTGTAGAGTTGTCTTATGCCTATGAAAGACTTTAATGGGTGGAGTAGTTTAAAGAGTGATTTAAAGGGATGTAAACCTTCAGTGGTTCATGGGTGGTTTCTGAAGGATTACTTGATGGTTGCTAAATAGGTAAAGAAAAATAACCTTTGTCCAAACAAAGGCGTTTAAAACTACTGTGAAGTATCCTGAGCTGATGTGTTGACAGTGCAGATGATCTCTCTGTCATACAAATGTTAAACGCGCCGTTCCGATGCTTACGTGCCCGCAGGTGTTCGCGCGCATTCCAGCAGGTGTTCACGCGGGGAGCCGCGCGCGCTGCGTGGATTTGAGCGGGCTGTGGGAGGAGAGCGCGGGTCTCATTAGCAGGTCAAAGCGACATGGCACGCTCTTCTTCATGCTTTTAATCTCCTCTTTTCTCCTCCTCTCTTTTCATCTCGTCTGCTACTCGCAATTCTGCCTATGTGGTCTTGAAAACACTCACTCCCCTCCCCTCATCCTTCACTGGATCTTTTACCCCTCTTCTCTTTTTAGTGGACTTGCTAGACAGTAGTTTGAACAAACCGCTAACCTCTAGTCGCCCGTAATCATCCTGGAAACGAAATGTTTGACTTTAATCGTCCAAATATTCACGAAATACACAAAAACCTTTCTCAAGGTGCTCCCATTATATATTTTCTCTACAAGAGAACGAAAACTATAGCATAATATAACTGGTAACAAAAATGGATATTTATGTTTCTATGGGGTGGTGTAGCGCAAGAtggtcatttttttgtaaatggaaatgtattttcttGTGAACACTTAAATGAGATAAGAGGTTTATTTGAAGTTGTTAGTGAGAATTAAAAGTAAATCTACAGTGTTATTCTGAACTGCTCTGGTCTGAAAGACCTTAGTCCTCATAATTGTGACTTAAGGTTTGACTTAACAGACTCGAACTGATCAACAATACTGGACGACACACAGTGAGGCACATGTTTATATAGCCTACATATTTATTAAAGCAACCTTATTTACAACAGTGACAAATATGGCTCAGGATCATGATTTTTGGACGTCTTCAAGTGACTATGACAAAAAAAAGCTACATATAGACTACTAAAAACGGAGGTACAATTTGtaagcaaatgtgaaaaataaataaataaattaaaccaatacaaaatatatacagaCGCGGAGGAATATTCAACGAAAATAAATACTTGTCCTGGCTTTAATATAAAGTCACTTGTTCAAATGGTTTTACACCAATATTGTGCCTATATGAACAAAAAGCAGAAAACGGAACAATCATCGTAACGATGCGCTTGCAGAATCACGTATTGTGACGTAATGACATGAGTCAGTAAATTCCAAGGAGGTTTTGACTCGGTGACGTCATTTCTTCCGGCCTTTTCCCGCCACTATTCGATGACGCAGAGGCCGGAGATTTTCTATTTTCACTCCAAGTTCCTGCTTTCCTTCGGTGTCACGCTGCCCGTTCTTCGCTTTGCGTAGAAATctacaagaaaaaaatcattaatattataaaaatgaacaccatatactacagtttatcaattgaCTACAGTTAATACTATGCATTAATAACGTAGTTTGCTATAGTACATACTATTGTATACTAACGTTACAGTAAAGTTAGTTTTATTTTGGGTTGTCAGTCATTCATCTACTGATGATATGGGTGTGCATGAGTATCTTACCTGTAATGCGCAAATCTGTGAGCCTTTTCGTCCGGGCGTGAGCTGTCGTTTTGCGAGATTTCGTAGGGTTAACGTTACGTTTGTCTGCCTCGTTCTCTCGGTTTAACGTGTTCACAGATGTAGAACAACCTGGAACTTTTGCGAATACTTCTCTTTTCGGTTCTTTAGACACGGCAGTCGTGATTCTCTCCCGATAAAACGCAGGACAGTCATCGGCTGGACTCTCCTCCCATTCCAGTTCACCGTCCAGCGGGCGCCCTTCGCTGAAGTCGAAATTCCATCGTAGCCGATCCCGCTCAGCAATTTTCTTACGTTTGGACGTCAACTCTCGCTGTAGCTCGTCATGGTCAACGGGACCGAAGAGATTTCGGCAGGTTCCTTTGCGCATCAGTAGGGGGTCAACCTGAGGGTAAATATCTCTGCTCTCCTGCCCCGAGACGATTTCCCTTGCGGTCAGCCTGTCCATGGCAATGGAGGACAGAAGGACGGAAGACATCGCTGATGTTGTCGAAATCTAGATGAGAAAAGTGGCCAAATGGGTGTGAAGTCACAAAGGGCAAAAAACAAATCGGTGTGTAGTTGAACACACGTCGTTATAAAATGTTAACCTCCAGCTCTCGTCGTGATCTAAGCGAGTCAGATTTAAAGTACTGCGCCTCGTCAGTGTAAAACCACATGCTCCTTTGCCATTGGTCACTACCCTTTTCATTCTGTTTGTAGGGCCGCCTCTGTTAAGCTGTGATTGGTTAGACCTACCACTAATTGAGTCTGATTGGCCAGAGCCGCATGTGTCTGGCTGTGATTGTTTTTTCACCACTTGGTCTTAAAAAGGCTATTTTGCTGATCATGCCCCACACCCATTACGCGACTGCGGGTGACTAATGCACTTTATTTTTAATCAGTAATGCTAATGTACGTCATATTAAAGCATTACagtaatatgtattttataatacaGTGCAATTAATAAATggtcttattatattattagatattttttctttcttttccatttTCCCTTATGTTTGACAAAGCTGTGAAAGCACTATAAGATATATAAAATGACTAAactgaatattaaaaaaataataattagttgAATGAATCCTTTCAATACAATTGAACTAATGTGCGAAGCAAAAAGCCATTCATTAGTTGACAAAACATGGCATTTACGTTTTTGACTAATGTTGTCTATTTTAACTGCATGCTATTAAAATATACGGTTAATAATAACAGATTACTTACTGACAATCCAGTCTACATGAGCCATATGtagttattaaataaattatatgggTCGCTGTGATGTATCATTatcaaacttttttatttttgttacaaTTAAAGGCAAATATAACATATCAGTTACATCAAACCAACTACGACGAAAAAGAAAAGATTAAATATCGCATCTGTGTAATCTAGTTATTACAAAGTATGCATTATAATAGTAGTATCATTTAccttttttggttttgttagACAGGCTCAGAAATGAACAGTTTCTGGTCCCTTGTTACGCTTCTAGTAGTAAAACAGCGCCCCCTAGTGATAACAATATGGTTTAACGTTGAAACCACACTGCACAATCTGATCTACAAAGTAAAACAGCGCTCCCTAGTTATAACAATACGGTTTAACGTTAAACACACGCATAATCTGATGGCTACATTTTGTACAAATCAACGTGTACCTTGTTAATTACCGACTTTCACCATCACGTTTTTATTCTGCAACCTTAGTTTGTAAACgtaacattttaatgaaaaactgGGCTGGGCATGTATTTCAGTTTGACAAATTGCACAAACAGTCTAAATTCTCTAAATGTACATGTTTGGACGCGGTGAGTGCTGTTTTGAGCTgacagtgctctctctctctctctctctctctctctaatggGTCTTTTAGAGTTTACATACCATTACTATGATGAAGTAGGAAACAGTTAATGTGATCAACATAAACAGACTGCTTTTATGAGAATAAAGGTCCACACGCCTGTGTTAGCTATTAGGGTTTGAGTTGCTGTTGTAATGTA contains:
- the cdkn1cb gene encoding cyclin-dependent kinase inhibitor 1B translates to MSSVLLSSIAMDRLTAREIVSGQESRDIYPQVDPLLMRKGTCRNLFGPVDHDELQRELTSKRKKIAERDRLRWNFDFSEGRPLDGELEWEESPADDCPAFYRERITTAVSKEPKREVFAKVPGCSTSVNTLNRENEADKRNVNPTKSRKTTAHARTKRLTDLRITDFYAKRRTGSVTPKESRNLE